The proteins below come from a single Chryseobacterium nepalense genomic window:
- a CDS encoding NUDIX domain-containing protein has protein sequence MIDKINVRVYACAVKDNKVLTLFEEYAGEPLMKFPGGGLEFGEGLIECLHREFDEELNVKIEILEHFYTQENFMVSRFRENEQLLTVYYLVNIINEEDFLILDPCIEKTEWIDIDRADNPFVLPIDKVVFDKLKEKFL, from the coding sequence ATGATAGATAAGATAAACGTTAGGGTTTATGCCTGTGCGGTGAAGGATAATAAAGTTCTGACTTTGTTTGAGGAGTATGCAGGTGAACCTTTAATGAAGTTTCCAGGAGGCGGGCTTGAATTTGGGGAAGGGCTGATAGAATGTCTGCACCGCGAGTTTGACGAGGAATTGAATGTTAAAATAGAGATCCTGGAACATTTTTACACCCAGGAAAATTTTATGGTTTCGCGTTTTAGGGAGAATGAACAACTGCTTACTGTTTATTATCTCGTGAATATCATTAATGAAGAAGATTTCCTTATTCTTGACCCTTGCATTGAAAAAACAGAATGGATTGATATTGACAGAGCAGACAATCCTTTTGTTCTTCCCATCGATAAAGTTGTTTTCGATAAGCTGAAAGAAAAATTCCTGTAA
- a CDS encoding tetratricopeptide repeat protein, whose amino-acid sequence MKKLILGMAIVASAFVFAQKGDVNAQLQEANKTAMDAYNAKNYAVAAPKFMEVYNLLKSNGQDNKVYMYYAGLNYALANDYPQASKIYTDLINSGYTGVETTYTAKDNKTGQVSSYDQKTWEILKKTASKDYSDFKTQQSPSVESDLYETLATILLNTKKNDEALTIIEKGLAKFPNNAKLKEYQGTALYASGKTDQFMQNLKDQLAKNPNDATNWYNLGVLQSKNPATVNEAITSLQKAIELKPDFGNAYQNLVYAVIGDDEKAVNEINALRKTKPDEATKLIEARKDRFSKALPYGEKWLQAMPNDLTAVQTMKDVYNTTKNTAKANEMKAKEAELQAKQAK is encoded by the coding sequence ATGAAAAAGCTAATTTTAGGGATGGCTATCGTAGCATCAGCTTTTGTTTTCGCACAAAAAGGAGATGTGAACGCTCAGCTACAAGAGGCTAACAAAACAGCAATGGATGCATATAATGCTAAAAACTATGCTGTAGCGGCTCCTAAGTTTATGGAAGTTTACAACTTACTTAAATCGAATGGACAGGACAATAAAGTATATATGTATTACGCAGGACTTAATTATGCTTTGGCAAATGATTATCCGCAGGCTTCAAAAATATATACCGATCTTATCAACTCTGGCTATACCGGCGTTGAAACAACCTATACTGCAAAAGATAATAAAACAGGACAGGTGTCAAGTTATGATCAGAAAACATGGGAAATACTGAAGAAAACAGCTTCCAAAGATTATTCTGACTTCAAAACTCAACAATCGCCTAGTGTAGAATCTGATCTTTATGAAACTTTAGCAACGATTTTACTGAATACCAAGAAAAATGATGAAGCACTGACTATCATTGAGAAAGGTTTGGCAAAGTTTCCCAATAATGCTAAATTAAAAGAATATCAGGGAACTGCATTGTATGCATCCGGAAAGACAGATCAGTTTATGCAGAATCTTAAGGATCAATTGGCTAAAAATCCTAATGATGCTACCAACTGGTATAACTTAGGAGTTCTTCAGTCTAAAAACCCAGCGACGGTAAATGAGGCTATTACTTCATTACAAAAAGCTATTGAACTGAAGCCGGACTTTGGAAATGCTTACCAGAATCTTGTTTACGCCGTAATTGGTGATGATGAAAAAGCAGTGAATGAAATCAATGCATTAAGAAAAACAAAACCAGACGAAGCAACAAAGCTTATTGAAGCAAGAAAGGACAGATTCAGCAAAGCATTACCATACGGAGAAAAATGGTTGCAGGCAATGCCGAATGACCTTACAGCTGTTCAGACTATGAAAGATGTCTACAACACAACAAAAAATACAGCTAAAGCTAATGAAATGAAAGCTAAAGAAGCTGAACTTCAGGCCAAACAGGCAAAATAA
- a CDS encoding YfiT family bacillithiol transferase: MNDIEQKKFPIGTFEVPENICDITLDEYIKVIKDFPGKLKNLIEDFSDDQLDTQYRPGGWTVRQLVNHIADSHINSFIRFKLALTEENPTIKPYDEAKWAELQDSLNMPVKPAMRMIRGTHQRWTTLLKSMTNKQFERTFHHPEHNKNYDLRHCLALYAWHCNHHFAHIENLKKEKGW, translated from the coding sequence ATGAACGATATTGAACAAAAAAAGTTCCCGATAGGTACCTTTGAAGTACCTGAAAATATTTGTGATATTACACTCGACGAATATATAAAAGTCATCAAAGATTTTCCCGGAAAACTTAAAAACCTGATTGAAGACTTCTCAGATGATCAGCTTGACACCCAATATAGACCAGGAGGCTGGACCGTACGACAGCTGGTAAACCATATTGCAGACAGCCATATCAACAGTTTCATCCGATTCAAACTGGCGCTTACAGAAGAAAATCCTACAATAAAACCTTATGACGAAGCGAAATGGGCAGAACTTCAGGACAGCCTGAATATGCCTGTAAAACCTGCCATGAGAATGATCCGGGGAACGCACCAAAGGTGGACAACATTGTTGAAAAGTATGACCAACAAGCAGTTTGAAAGAACCTTTCATCATCCGGAACATAACAAAAACTATGATTTAAGACATTGCCTTGCCTTGTACGCCTGGCATTGCAACCATCATTTTGCTCATATCGAAAATCTTAAGAAAGAAAAAGGGTGGTAA
- a CDS encoding DUF421 domain-containing protein produces MNPILDVVLRSLCVYLFMVIAIRLFGKNQLSQLNAGDVVLLLLISNAVQNAMVGENTSLQGGLIAALVLFIANFIVKRFMFSNRKFESFLEDDPVILVKDGKMDEQALNRVKISRSELDEAVREHGVDGIENVKLSVLEVDGNISVISEDEHSKQTHYSRIKRKYKRKYH; encoded by the coding sequence GTGAATCCCATTTTAGATGTCGTTCTACGCTCACTTTGTGTTTATCTTTTCATGGTAATCGCAATCCGTCTTTTTGGTAAAAATCAGCTTTCACAGCTTAATGCCGGCGATGTTGTCCTGCTGCTGCTTATTTCCAACGCAGTACAAAACGCAATGGTGGGGGAAAACACCTCGCTACAGGGAGGGCTTATAGCTGCACTTGTTCTTTTTATTGCGAATTTTATTGTTAAGCGTTTTATGTTTTCCAACAGGAAATTCGAGAGTTTCCTGGAAGATGATCCGGTAATTCTTGTAAAAGATGGTAAAATGGATGAACAAGCTTTAAATAGGGTGAAAATTAGCAGAAGTGAACTAGATGAAGCGGTGAGGGAACATGGAGTAGACGGCATTGAGAATGTAAAACTATCTGTTCTTGAAGTTGATGGGAATATTAGTGTAATCTCCGAGGATGAGCATAGCAAACAAACACATTATTCAAGAATTAAAAGAAAATATAAGCGAAAATATCATTAA
- a CDS encoding DUF1569 domain-containing protein, which produces MVKKSLHNPECFEEIINRIHLLDKNSHALWGKMNVCQMMRHCNHVLQVPLGKIKLPEINRLFAMVGKITKWEIQVFNNGIPRNMPTFQKLIINFECDFEEEKENLLQTLEEYSTCYKNNNLPGRHVLFGLMKEKDWGFLEYKHLHHHLKQFKV; this is translated from the coding sequence GTGGTAAAAAAAAGCCTTCATAACCCTGAATGTTTTGAAGAAATCATAAACAGAATTCATCTTCTGGACAAAAATTCCCATGCGCTGTGGGGCAAAATGAATGTCTGCCAGATGATGAGACACTGTAATCATGTGCTTCAGGTTCCGCTCGGGAAAATAAAACTTCCGGAAATTAACCGTTTGTTTGCAATGGTTGGAAAGATCACCAAGTGGGAGATTCAGGTTTTTAATAACGGAATTCCCAGAAATATGCCTACTTTTCAAAAACTTATTATTAATTTTGAATGTGATTTTGAAGAAGAAAAAGAAAACCTTCTGCAAACGCTTGAAGAATACAGCACATGTTACAAGAATAATAATCTCCCGGGACGCCATGTTCTTTTCGGTTTAATGAAAGAAAAAGATTGGGGATTTCTGGAATATAAACATCTTCATCATCATCTAAAACAATTTAAGGTATGA
- the ytxJ gene encoding bacillithiol system redox-active protein YtxJ, which produces MSFFDKIFGGKEEGSEKNQLWKYIESEENLKKAIEHSFTRKIAIFKHSTSCFISKTVLRNFEKEMENSDQKPDLYFLDLLAHRDLSNKIASDLGIRHESPQLLVIENGTVISNASHQHISADQIV; this is translated from the coding sequence ATGAGTTTTTTTGACAAAATATTCGGTGGAAAAGAAGAAGGTTCTGAAAAGAATCAGCTCTGGAAATATATAGAATCTGAAGAGAATCTTAAAAAAGCAATCGAACATTCCTTCACCAGGAAGATTGCCATCTTCAAGCATTCCACAAGCTGTTTTATCAGTAAAACGGTTTTAAGGAATTTTGAAAAAGAAATGGAAAACTCAGACCAAAAACCTGATTTGTATTTTTTGGATTTGCTTGCCCACAGGGACTTATCCAATAAAATAGCTTCGGATCTTGGTATAAGACATGAAAGTCCCCAGTTACTGGTGATTGAAAACGGAACAGTAATCAGCAATGCTTCGCATCAACATATATCGGCAGACCAAATCGTATAA
- the gyrA gene encoding DNA gyrase subunit A yields the protein MQKEGERLIPINIVDEMKSSYIDYSMSVIVSRALPDVRDGLKPVHRRVLYGMYGLGVFSNRKYLKSARIVGDVLGKYHPHGDSSVYDAMVRMAQDWSLRYPQVDGQGNFGSMDGDPPAAMRYTEARLKKISDEVLSDLDKETVDFQNNFDDSLQEPTVLPSKIPNLLVNGTSGIAVGMATNMAPHNLSESVDAICAYIDNREITIDELMQHIIAPDFPTGGIIYGYDGVRDAFHTGRGRVVLRAKVAFEEIGNRNAIIVNEVPYQVNKAEMIARTAELVKEEKIPGIYEIRDESDRRGLRIVYELKNDAIPNVVLNLLYKYTSLQTSFSVNNIALVHGRPEQLNLKDIIHHFVEHRHEVIVRRTQFELRKAKERAHILEGFMKVIGTQDSLDRAISIIRHSANPQAAKEGLIEAFELSEIQAQAILDLRLARLTGMELDKIRDEYDTIMKEIADLEDILANEPRRFQIIKDELIEVKEKYGDERRTEIDYSGGEMSIEDIIPNESVVLTISHAGYIKRTSLSEYKIQSRGGVGNKAATTRDSDFLEYIVSATNHQYMLFFTEKGRCYWLRVFEIPEGSKTAKGRAVQNLINIEPDDKIKAYIRTNNLKDSEYVNQMSVVMVTKNGTIKKTSLEAYSRPRVNGVNAIEIRDNDQLLGAYLTNGTSQIMIATKNGKCIRFPEEKVREVGRGSIGVRGIAMDDDDEVIGMIVVNDVEKETVLVVSEKGYGKRTAVEDYRITNRGGKGVITLNITEKTGNLIAIQNVTDEDGLMIINKSGVAIRMGMDEMRVMGRNTQGVRLINLKKNDEIAAIAKVAMDKEVEDSEENEEIEGTVADNHENDTEAPQTDHNAEDSENSDSEE from the coding sequence ATGCAAAAAGAAGGAGAAAGACTGATTCCCATCAATATTGTTGATGAAATGAAGTCGTCTTATATCGATTATTCGATGTCTGTTATCGTTTCAAGGGCGTTACCTGACGTGAGAGACGGCTTGAAACCCGTTCATAGAAGAGTACTTTACGGTATGTATGGATTAGGGGTTTTTTCTAATAGAAAATATTTAAAATCTGCTAGAATTGTTGGAGACGTTTTAGGTAAATATCACCCTCACGGAGATTCTTCTGTATACGATGCAATGGTAAGAATGGCTCAGGACTGGAGCCTTCGTTATCCTCAGGTAGACGGGCAGGGTAACTTCGGTTCAATGGATGGTGATCCACCGGCAGCAATGCGTTATACCGAAGCAAGATTAAAAAAGATTTCTGATGAAGTACTTTCAGACTTAGACAAAGAAACGGTTGATTTTCAGAATAACTTTGACGACAGCTTGCAGGAGCCAACGGTTTTACCTTCTAAAATCCCCAATCTTTTAGTAAACGGAACTTCCGGTATTGCGGTAGGGATGGCCACCAATATGGCACCACACAATTTATCGGAATCGGTGGATGCTATATGTGCTTACATCGATAACAGGGAGATCACTATTGATGAACTGATGCAGCATATTATTGCTCCGGATTTCCCTACAGGAGGTATCATTTACGGATATGACGGCGTAAGGGATGCATTCCACACCGGGAGAGGAAGGGTAGTCCTTCGTGCTAAAGTTGCTTTTGAAGAGATAGGAAACAGAAATGCAATCATTGTAAATGAAGTTCCTTATCAGGTAAATAAAGCCGAAATGATTGCCAGAACGGCAGAACTGGTGAAGGAAGAAAAAATCCCGGGAATCTACGAAATCAGAGATGAATCAGACAGAAGAGGACTTCGTATTGTTTATGAATTAAAAAATGATGCAATTCCGAATGTTGTCTTAAACTTATTATATAAATATACTTCACTTCAGACTTCTTTCAGTGTTAATAATATTGCATTGGTACATGGGAGACCGGAGCAGCTGAATCTGAAAGACATCATCCACCATTTTGTGGAGCACCGTCATGAAGTAATCGTAAGAAGAACCCAATTTGAGCTTAGAAAAGCAAAAGAAAGAGCTCATATTTTGGAAGGTTTCATGAAAGTGATCGGAACACAGGATTCACTAGACAGAGCCATCTCTATCATTCGTCACTCTGCCAATCCGCAGGCTGCAAAAGAAGGATTAATAGAGGCCTTTGAGCTTTCTGAGATCCAGGCGCAGGCAATTCTTGATTTACGTCTTGCCCGTCTTACAGGAATGGAGCTTGATAAGATCCGTGATGAGTACGATACGATTATGAAAGAAATTGCTGATCTTGAGGACATTCTGGCTAATGAACCAAGAAGATTCCAGATCATCAAAGATGAATTAATTGAAGTTAAGGAAAAATATGGTGACGAAAGAAGAACCGAAATTGATTATTCGGGAGGTGAAATGTCTATCGAAGATATTATTCCTAATGAATCTGTAGTACTTACCATTTCGCATGCCGGATATATCAAGAGAACTTCGCTTTCAGAATACAAAATTCAAAGCAGGGGAGGTGTAGGAAATAAAGCGGCAACAACAAGAGACTCTGATTTCCTTGAGTATATCGTATCTGCAACCAATCACCAGTATATGCTGTTCTTCACAGAAAAAGGAAGATGTTACTGGTTAAGAGTATTCGAAATTCCTGAAGGTTCCAAAACAGCCAAAGGAAGAGCGGTTCAGAATTTGATCAACATCGAACCGGATGATAAGATTAAAGCTTACATCAGAACCAATAACCTTAAAGATTCTGAATATGTAAACCAAATGAGTGTAGTAATGGTTACTAAAAACGGGACCATCAAGAAAACATCACTGGAAGCGTATTCAAGACCGAGAGTAAACGGGGTGAATGCCATCGAAATCCGTGATAATGACCAGCTATTAGGAGCATATCTTACCAATGGTACATCACAGATTATGATTGCTACTAAAAATGGTAAATGTATCCGTTTCCCGGAAGAAAAAGTAAGAGAAGTAGGAAGAGGATCTATCGGGGTACGTGGAATTGCAATGGATGATGATGATGAAGTAATCGGGATGATTGTGGTAAACGATGTAGAAAAAGAAACCGTTCTTGTAGTATCTGAAAAAGGGTACGGAAAGAGAACAGCCGTTGAAGATTACAGAATCACCAATAGAGGAGGAAAAGGAGTTATTACTTTAAATATTACTGAAAAAACAGGAAATCTGATTGCCATCCAGAATGTAACGGATGAAGACGGATTAATGATCATTAATAAATCCGGAGTTGCCATCAGAATGGGAATGGATGAGATGAGAGTAATGGGAAGAAATACACAGGGTGTACGATTGATCAACCTTAAGAAAAATGATGAAATTGCTGCTATTGCAAAAGTAGCAATGGATAAAGAAGTAGAAGATTCTGAAGAGAATGAAGAAATAGAAGGAACAGTAGCTGATAACCACGAAAACGATACAGAAGCTCCGCAGACAGATCATAATGCAGAAGACAGTGAGAATTCTGATTCGGAAGAATAA
- a CDS encoding bacteriocin-like protein — translation MKNLKKLTKTELKSVYGGQPKQYCVYCERLNKLVCSEAQISQCP, via the coding sequence ATGAAAAATTTAAAGAAACTAACAAAGACGGAACTTAAATCCGTGTACGGAGGGCAGCCAAAACAATATTGTGTGTACTGCGAAAGATTAAATAAGCTTGTCTGCAGTGAAGCTCAAATTTCACAATGTCCTTAA
- a CDS encoding DUF4286 family protein, whose product MSVLSITFHCTKNNLEEWENYIDETLILMAENLLDVNKYILSEVHSDYIDEGKNYNLLLVFDNDDLREDFVQSELKNIAERVEARFGTEVMIFNTFLNPRKTRF is encoded by the coding sequence ATGAGCGTATTAAGTATAACTTTCCACTGTACGAAAAACAATCTGGAAGAATGGGAAAATTATATCGATGAAACATTGATTCTGATGGCAGAAAATTTACTGGATGTCAATAAATATATCCTGTCTGAGGTGCATAGTGATTATATTGATGAAGGGAAAAATTATAATCTCCTGCTGGTTTTTGATAATGATGATCTAAGGGAAGACTTTGTACAAAGCGAACTTAAGAATATTGCAGAACGTGTAGAAGCCAGGTTCGGAACGGAAGTAATGATTTTTAATACTTTTTTAAATCCAAGAAAGACAAGATTTTAA
- a CDS encoding carbohydrate kinase family protein, translated as MTDKKSYIVCFGEVLWDLFPEGSRAGGAPFNVAYNVHKMGIDVKVISRTGNDNLGEKLRQQIVSWGISTELIQVDQNYPTSTVIAKIDEHNEATYEITNNVAWDHIEYFPEYDNWLFNAEAFVFGSLSSRNDETRNTLLKLLDKAKLRIFDVNFRPPFIDKELIKTLLHKADIVKINQSELEQIIELIGEEFQTDEEAVKAIQRSFAVDEIVLTKGSRGASYFVHDKSYTLPAVPITVADTVGSGDAFLSGFISKRITNEDPEEIIRNAVALGAFITSKAGACPDYDYSDFEKFKRMHFQK; from the coding sequence ATGACAGATAAAAAATCTTATATAGTATGTTTCGGCGAAGTATTATGGGATCTATTTCCTGAAGGTTCCAGAGCCGGCGGAGCACCCTTTAATGTAGCATATAATGTGCATAAAATGGGTATTGATGTAAAGGTGATCAGCAGAACCGGAAACGATAATCTGGGTGAAAAATTAAGACAGCAAATCGTTAGCTGGGGGATTTCTACTGAACTGATACAGGTTGATCAAAATTATCCAACCAGTACCGTCATCGCAAAAATTGATGAGCATAATGAAGCAACTTATGAAATCACCAATAACGTAGCTTGGGATCATATCGAATATTTTCCTGAGTATGATAATTGGCTGTTCAATGCTGAAGCTTTTGTCTTCGGAAGTCTTTCTTCAAGAAACGATGAAACAAGAAATACGTTGTTAAAACTTCTCGACAAAGCAAAGCTCAGGATTTTTGATGTTAATTTCAGACCTCCGTTTATTGATAAAGAATTAATAAAAACACTTTTACATAAAGCGGATATTGTTAAGATAAACCAATCCGAGCTGGAGCAGATCATTGAGCTGATAGGGGAAGAATTTCAGACGGACGAAGAAGCGGTGAAAGCTATTCAACGAAGTTTTGCTGTTGATGAAATCGTTTTAACCAAAGGAAGTAGAGGAGCGAGCTATTTTGTGCATGACAAAAGCTACACACTTCCGGCTGTACCGATTACGGTTGCAGATACCGTTGGAAGCGGCGACGCTTTTCTTTCAGGATTCATTTCAAAAAGAATTACCAATGAAGATCCGGAAGAAATTATCAGAAATGCAGTGGCACTCGGTGCATTTATTACTTCTAAAGCCGGAGCATGTCCGGATTATGATTATTCCGATTTTGAAAAATTTAAAAGAATGCACTTTCAAAAATGA
- a CDS encoding LacI family DNA-binding transcriptional regulator yields MKRASIKDIARIAGVSVATVSYVLNKKEGSRISEATRDKILKVAQEINYTPNKIAKSLKMSKSKLIGLIVADISNDFYSNIARSIEDEAMKMGYTLLIGSCDENPEKFGKLTELFSEQQVDGMILAPVTGSDDAINRLVREEYPIVTIDRYLKNIDLPGVMINNFEISEQICDYLLMKDFDELIYVGYDTELPHLLDRQHGFETRAENSDVTIKRILTGIHNITEEVHLQLHNNLDLSKKTAIYFSSNKLGIAGLRYLIDNNIKVPESVSLVAFDETEAYYLFPTEVSFVRQPLEEMARESVKLLDSQINSYIQHGKRATLQAEFVERNSVE; encoded by the coding sequence ATGAAGCGAGCTTCAATAAAAGATATAGCAAGAATTGCAGGAGTTTCAGTAGCGACAGTATCTTATGTTCTTAACAAAAAAGAAGGAAGCCGGATTAGCGAAGCAACCCGGGATAAAATTCTGAAAGTTGCACAGGAAATCAATTATACACCCAATAAAATCGCCAAAAGCCTTAAGATGAGTAAAAGTAAATTGATAGGTCTTATCGTAGCTGATATTTCCAACGATTTTTACTCAAATATTGCCAGAAGTATTGAAGATGAAGCCATGAAAATGGGATATACGCTTCTGATTGGCAGCTGTGACGAAAATCCTGAAAAATTCGGAAAACTTACCGAATTGTTTTCTGAACAGCAGGTTGACGGGATGATTCTTGCCCCTGTAACTGGATCTGATGATGCTATTAACAGGCTTGTACGCGAAGAATATCCTATTGTAACCATTGACAGATACCTGAAGAATATAGATCTTCCGGGAGTGATGATCAATAATTTTGAAATCTCGGAACAGATTTGTGACTATTTACTCATGAAGGATTTTGATGAGCTTATTTATGTAGGATATGACACAGAACTGCCACATTTGCTTGACCGGCAACACGGTTTTGAAACAAGAGCCGAAAATTCTGATGTTACCATCAAACGGATTTTAACGGGAATTCATAATATCACTGAAGAAGTTCATCTGCAGCTTCACAATAATCTTGATCTTTCTAAAAAAACGGCTATTTACTTTTCAAGCAACAAGCTCGGAATCGCAGGATTACGCTATCTTATCGATAATAATATTAAAGTTCCCGAAAGTGTTTCATTGGTTGCGTTTGATGAGACGGAAGCTTATTACCTTTTTCCAACCGAAGTAAGTTTTGTTCGCCAGCCTTTGGAAGAAATGGCCCGCGAATCCGTAAAGCTTCTGGACAGCCAGATCAACAGCTATATACAACACGGTAAAAGAGCGACATTGCAGGCAGAATTTGTAGAACGAAATTCTGTAGAATAA
- a CDS encoding Crp/Fnr family transcriptional regulator, whose protein sequence is MKNINNYLSKVLDVPLEKVNLCSLHYEVKKIPKNQFLLQYGEICRYIYFVEKGLLKMYSIDKNGKEHIIQFAPESWLISDRSSLYFNEKSIYYIEAVEDSEVLLLHPDFINKLIGEFPNSLEKSDILLQKHIKSLQDRINSLLGETAEERYMKFIKMYPDLLMRVPQWMIASYLGITPESLSRVRKELARKNFVPDSK, encoded by the coding sequence ATGAAGAATATCAATAATTATTTATCCAAAGTTCTGGACGTTCCTTTAGAAAAAGTGAATTTGTGTAGTCTGCATTATGAAGTAAAGAAAATACCTAAAAACCAGTTTCTTTTGCAGTACGGCGAAATATGCAGATACATTTATTTTGTTGAAAAAGGATTGCTCAAAATGTATTCTATTGATAAAAACGGCAAAGAACATATTATTCAGTTTGCTCCGGAAAGCTGGCTTATTTCAGACCGTAGCAGTCTTTATTTCAATGAAAAATCCATTTATTATATAGAAGCGGTAGAAGATTCGGAAGTTTTGCTCCTCCATCCTGATTTTATCAATAAGCTGATTGGTGAGTTCCCCAACAGTCTTGAAAAAAGCGATATTCTTCTCCAGAAACATATAAAAAGCCTTCAGGACAGAATCAATTCTTTATTAGGAGAAACCGCTGAAGAACGCTATATGAAATTTATAAAAATGTATCCGGACCTGCTGATGAGAGTTCCACAATGGATGATTGCTTCTTACCTGGGAATTACTCCCGAAAGTCTGAGCCGCGTACGAAAGGAGCTTGCAAGAAAGAATTTTGTTCCGGACAGCAAATAG
- the pncA gene encoding bifunctional nicotinamidase/pyrazinamidase → MKKALIIVDVQNDFCEGGALAVPGANEVIPYINALMEENEYDQIVLTQDWHPANHKSFASNNGRKVGESIILNGVPQFMWPDHCIQGTFGAEFHKDLNRDKVTHIIQKGKNVEIDSYSGFQDNNHFMKTGLDDFLKYHDIQLLEIVGLAMDYCVKYTCTDAVDNGYVTCLHFNGTRAVNVKPDNGRDAIYDMIQKGVTVLG, encoded by the coding sequence ATGAAAAAAGCGTTAATAATCGTAGATGTGCAGAATGATTTTTGTGAAGGCGGCGCACTGGCGGTTCCGGGAGCCAATGAGGTAATTCCGTACATCAATGCCCTGATGGAAGAAAATGAATACGATCAGATTGTTTTGACACAGGACTGGCATCCTGCTAATCATAAAAGTTTTGCCAGCAATAATGGCAGAAAAGTAGGAGAAAGTATTATTTTAAACGGCGTTCCGCAGTTCATGTGGCCGGACCACTGTATTCAGGGGACTTTTGGTGCAGAATTTCATAAAGACCTTAACAGAGATAAAGTTACCCACATTATCCAGAAAGGAAAAAATGTTGAGATTGACAGCTACAGCGGTTTTCAGGATAATAATCATTTCATGAAAACCGGACTTGATGATTTTTTGAAATATCATGATATTCAGCTTCTGGAGATTGTTGGCCTTGCTATGGATTACTGTGTAAAATATACATGTACTGATGCTGTAGACAACGGATATGTTACTTGTCTCCATTTTAACGGAACAAGAGCTGTGAATGTAAAGCCGGATAACGGCAGAGATGCAATCTATGATATGATTCAGAAGGGAGTAACTGTTCTCGGATAA
- a CDS encoding DUF4294 domain-containing protein translates to MKFSKIICLYLFFFGVSVFGQRDSVIAKPLSQYPQELLKVDEFGNKYFYDERQKAKIYEINGETVVVMDELVLLNKPRFNNQLDRNYYYFLNKKLYRVYPLFLTALQQYRDIQGEMNNLDSKAKRKYIKDRQNMLADQYEKQLRDLTTTEGQIFAKLMNRATGKNVYEIIKELRGGWSAFWWNVKGKMADIDLKDKYDPHVNRTDEYLESLLQSNWNSGYLQPYPGAANFRVYK, encoded by the coding sequence ATGAAATTTAGCAAGATTATTTGTCTTTATCTTTTCTTTTTTGGGGTGAGTGTTTTCGGGCAGAGAGACTCTGTGATCGCAAAACCTTTAAGCCAATATCCTCAGGAACTTTTAAAGGTAGACGAATTCGGAAATAAATATTTTTATGATGAAAGACAGAAAGCCAAAATTTACGAGATCAATGGTGAAACGGTGGTGGTAATGGATGAACTTGTTTTGCTGAATAAACCAAGGTTTAATAACCAGCTCGACAGAAACTATTACTATTTTCTTAATAAAAAACTCTACAGGGTTTATCCTTTATTTTTAACTGCCCTGCAACAATACAGGGATATTCAGGGTGAGATGAATAATCTGGACAGCAAAGCGAAAAGAAAATACATTAAAGACCGGCAGAATATGCTTGCCGACCAGTATGAGAAACAGCTGAGAGATCTTACAACAACCGAAGGACAGATCTTTGCAAAACTAATGAACAGAGCTACCGGCAAAAATGTCTATGAAATCATAAAAGAATTAAGAGGAGGATGGAGTGCCTTCTGGTGGAATGTAAAAGGTAAAATGGCAGATATAGACCTTAAGGATAAATATGATCCGCATGTAAACAGAACGGATGAATATCTTGAATCACTGCTTCAGTCTAACTGGAACTCAGGCTATTTGCAACCATACCCCGGAGCGGCAAATTTCAGAGTCTACAAATAA